From the Streptococcus oralis ATCC 35037 genome, one window contains:
- the dnaN gene encoding DNA polymerase III subunit beta has product MIHFSINKNLFLQALNTTKRAISSKNAIPILSTIKIDVTNEGITLIGSNGQISIENFISQKNEDAGLLITSLGSILLEASFFINVVSSLPDVTLDFKEIEQKQIVLTSGKSEITLKGKDSEQYPRIQEISASTPLVLETKLLKKIINETAFAASTQESRPILTGVHFVLSQHKELKTVATDSHRLSQKKLTLEKNGDDFDVVIPSRSLREFSAVFTDDIETVEIFFANNQILFRSENISFYTRLLEGNYPDTDRLIPTDFNTTITFDVVNLRQSMERARLLSSATQNGTVKLEIKGGVVSAHVHSPEVGKVNEEIDTEQVTGDDLTISFNPTYLIDSLKALNSEKVTISFISAVRPFTLVPADTDEDFMQLITPVRTN; this is encoded by the coding sequence ATGATTCATTTTTCAATTAATAAAAATTTATTTCTACAAGCCTTAAATACCACAAAACGAGCAATAAGTTCTAAAAATGCTATTCCAATTTTATCAACAATCAAAATTGACGTTACCAATGAAGGAATTACTTTAATTGGCTCAAACGGTCAAATTTCTATTGAAAATTTCATTTCTCAAAAGAATGAAGATGCTGGTCTCTTGATCACTTCTCTGGGTTCGATTCTTCTAGAAGCTTCTTTCTTTATCAATGTTGTATCTAGTCTTCCAGATGTAACGCTTGATTTTAAAGAGATTGAACAAAAACAAATTGTCTTAACAAGTGGCAAATCAGAAATTACTCTAAAAGGAAAAGATAGCGAACAGTACCCACGAATCCAAGAAATTTCAGCTAGCACACCTTTGGTTCTTGAAACCAAACTACTCAAGAAAATTATCAATGAAACAGCATTTGCTGCAAGTACGCAAGAAAGTCGTCCAATTTTGACTGGTGTCCATTTTGTTTTGAGCCAACACAAGGAACTAAAAACAGTTGCGACAGACTCTCATCGCCTTAGCCAGAAGAAATTGACTCTTGAAAAAAATGGTGATGATTTCGATGTGGTGATTCCTAGCCGCTCTCTACGCGAATTTTCAGCGGTATTTACAGATGATATTGAAACTGTAGAGATTTTCTTTGCAAATAATCAAATCCTCTTTAGAAGCGAAAATATTAGCTTCTACACTCGTCTCCTAGAAGGGAACTATCCTGATACGGATCGTTTGATTCCAACAGACTTTAACACTACAATTACTTTTGATGTGGTTAATTTGCGTCAATCTATGGAGCGTGCACGTCTCTTATCAAGTGCGACTCAAAATGGTACTGTGAAGCTTGAAATTAAAGGTGGAGTTGTTAGCGCCCATGTTCACTCTCCAGAAGTTGGTAAAGTAAACGAAGAAATCGATACGGAACAGGTGACTGGTGATGATTTAACTATTAGTTTCAACCCAACTTACTTGATTGATTCTCTCAAGGCTTTAAATAGCGAAAAGGTAACTATTAGCTTTATCTCAGCTGTTCGTCCATTTACTCTTGTGCCAGCAGATACTGACGAAGACTTCATGCAGCTCATCACACCAGTTCGTACAAATTAA
- the dnaA gene encoding chromosomal replication initiator protein DnaA yields the protein MKEKQFWNRILEFAQERLTRSMYDFYATPAELIKVEENTATIFLPRSEMEMVWEKQLKDIIIAAGFEIYDSEIKPHYIFTKPQSTESPQVNDTNSVSTYDYTPALPTIPYSETGLKEKYTFDNFIQGDGNVWAVSAALAVSEDLALTYNPLFIYGGPGLGKTHLLNAIGNEILKNIPDARVKYIPAESFINDFLEHLRLGEMEKFKKTYRSLDLLLIDDIQSLSGKKVATQEEFFNTFNALHDKQKQIVLTSDRSPKHLEGLEERLVTRFSWGLTQNITPPDFETRIAILQSKTEHLDYHFQSDTLEYLAGQFDSNVRELEGAINDITLIARVKKIKDITIDIAAEAIRARKQDARQILVIPIEKIQTEVGNFYGVSVKEMKGTRRVQNIVLARQVAMYLARELTDNSLPKIGKEFGGKDHTTVIHAHAKIKSLIDEDDNLRLEIEAIKKKIK from the coding sequence ATATTTCTACCGAGATCAGAGATGGAAATGGTGTGGGAAAAGCAATTAAAAGATATTATCATTGCTGCTGGTTTTGAAATTTATGATTCTGAAATCAAACCTCACTATATTTTCACTAAACCTCAGAGCACAGAATCTCCTCAGGTAAATGATACGAATAGTGTCTCTACTTACGATTACACACCTGCACTACCAACGATTCCCTATTCCGAAACAGGGTTAAAAGAAAAATATACCTTTGATAACTTTATTCAAGGTGATGGAAATGTTTGGGCGGTGTCTGCTGCACTAGCGGTATCTGAAGATTTAGCTCTGACCTATAATCCTCTTTTCATCTATGGAGGACCTGGTCTTGGAAAGACTCACTTACTCAATGCGATTGGAAATGAGATTTTGAAAAATATTCCTGATGCGCGTGTCAAGTACATTCCTGCCGAAAGCTTTATCAATGACTTTCTTGAACACTTGCGACTTGGAGAAATGGAAAAGTTCAAAAAGACTTACCGTAGTCTTGACCTCTTGTTGATCGATGATATCCAATCTCTCAGTGGCAAAAAAGTCGCGACCCAGGAAGAATTTTTCAATACCTTCAATGCTCTTCATGATAAGCAGAAACAGATTGTCCTAACCAGTGATCGAAGTCCTAAACACCTAGAAGGTCTTGAGGAAAGACTTGTCACGCGCTTTAGCTGGGGATTGACGCAAAATATCACTCCTCCTGACTTTGAGACACGTATCGCCATTCTTCAAAGTAAAACAGAGCATTTGGATTACCATTTCCAAAGTGATACTCTGGAATATTTGGCTGGTCAATTTGATTCAAATGTTCGAGAATTGGAAGGAGCAATCAACGATATCACTTTAATTGCCAGAGTGAAGAAGATTAAGGATATTACTATTGATATTGCTGCGGAAGCTATTAGAGCACGTAAGCAAGACGCCCGCCAGATACTTGTTATTCCAATTGAGAAAATCCAAACTGAAGTTGGTAATTTTTATGGAGTGAGTGTCAAAGAAATGAAGGGAACGAGACGAGTTCAAAACATCGTTTTAGCGCGTCAAGTTGCCATGTACCTAGCTAGAGAACTGACAGATAACAGTCTTCCAAAAATCGGAAAAGAATTCGGAGGAAAAGATCACACCACCGTTATTCATGCCCATGCTAAAATCAAATCCTTGATTGACGAAGACGATAATTTACGTTTAGAAATAGAAGCAATCAAAAAGAAAATTAAGTAG